One window of the Haloarcula halobia genome contains the following:
- the purL gene encoding phosphoribosylformylglycinamidine synthase subunit PurL, with protein sequence MSLSDADHDVVVDELDREPTRAEAALFENLWSEHCAYRSSRPLLSAFDSEGDQVVIGPGDDAAVVSLPAHDGEEMYITMGIESHNHPSYVDPFDGAATGVGGIVRDTLSMGAYPIALADSLYFGDFEREHSRYLFEGVVEGISHYGNCIGVPTVAGSVAFHEDYEGNPLVNVSCIGLLEPERTLTAEAQQPGNKLVLVGNATGRDGLGGASFASEDLAEDAETEDRPAVQVGDPYAEKLLIECNEALLDEELVESARDLGAAGLGGASSELVAKGGLGAEIELDRVHQREPNMNAMEILLAESQERMVYEVEPGNVERVAELAERYDLGCSVIGELTEPGTNYVCTFQGETVVDVEAEFLGDGAPMHDLPAEEPPEQERDLPTVNLTEAFERIVASPNTASKRWVYRQYDHEVQVRTSVLPGDDAALLAIREAGTGLAFSAGADPNWTGAAPYEGARAVALENATNVAAKGAVPHAAVDCLNGGNPEKPDVYGGFKGIVDGLADMCADLDVPVVGGNVSLYNDSQAGPIPPTPTLAMVGVKAGYDAPPMSLSGEGTLVVVGDHGLDGDADPRLGGSEYTSIFGGTDAYPDLPADPKGLVSTIAEVADEDHVLASHDVSHGGLAVALAEMVHEDAGASVDIETVERGTRKRLLFGEQPGRVVFETTDPTAVAEAFDGVAPVTVVGEADGSSHLELTVNEETLQYHAGEIADLRATIDDELA encoded by the coding sequence ATGAGCCTGTCCGACGCGGACCACGACGTCGTGGTCGACGAACTCGACCGGGAGCCGACCCGGGCGGAGGCGGCCCTCTTCGAGAACCTCTGGAGCGAGCACTGCGCGTATCGCTCCTCGCGGCCGCTCCTCTCGGCGTTCGACTCCGAGGGCGACCAGGTCGTCATCGGCCCCGGCGACGACGCCGCCGTCGTCTCCCTGCCGGCCCACGACGGCGAGGAGATGTACATCACCATGGGCATCGAGTCACACAACCACCCCTCGTACGTCGACCCGTTCGACGGCGCGGCGACGGGCGTCGGCGGCATCGTCCGCGACACGCTCTCGATGGGGGCCTACCCCATCGCGCTCGCGGACAGTCTGTACTTCGGTGACTTCGAGCGCGAACACTCCCGCTATCTCTTCGAGGGCGTCGTCGAGGGGATCTCCCACTACGGGAACTGCATCGGCGTCCCGACGGTCGCCGGGTCGGTGGCCTTCCACGAGGACTACGAAGGGAACCCGCTGGTCAACGTCTCCTGTATCGGCCTGCTCGAACCGGAGCGGACCCTCACCGCCGAGGCCCAGCAGCCTGGCAACAAGCTCGTCCTGGTCGGGAACGCCACCGGCCGCGACGGCCTCGGTGGGGCCTCCTTCGCCAGCGAGGACCTCGCGGAGGACGCCGAGACCGAGGACCGGCCGGCGGTCCAGGTCGGTGACCCCTACGCCGAGAAGCTGCTCATCGAGTGCAACGAGGCGCTGCTGGACGAGGAACTGGTCGAGTCGGCCCGCGACCTCGGAGCGGCCGGCCTGGGCGGTGCCTCCTCGGAACTCGTCGCGAAGGGCGGCCTCGGCGCCGAGATAGAGCTCGACCGGGTCCACCAGCGCGAGCCGAACATGAACGCCATGGAGATCCTGCTGGCCGAGAGCCAGGAGCGCATGGTCTACGAGGTCGAACCCGGGAACGTCGAGCGCGTCGCGGAACTGGCCGAGCGCTACGACCTGGGCTGTTCGGTCATCGGCGAGCTCACCGAACCGGGGACGAACTACGTCTGCACCTTCCAGGGCGAGACGGTCGTCGACGTCGAGGCGGAGTTCCTCGGCGACGGCGCGCCGATGCACGACCTGCCCGCCGAGGAACCCCCCGAACAGGAGCGTGACCTCCCGACCGTGAACCTCACCGAGGCCTTCGAGCGCATCGTCGCCAGCCCGAACACCGCCTCGAAGCGCTGGGTCTACCGCCAGTACGACCACGAGGTCCAGGTGCGGACGAGTGTCCTGCCGGGCGACGACGCCGCCCTGCTGGCCATCCGTGAGGCCGGCACGGGCCTGGCCTTCTCGGCGGGTGCCGACCCGAACTGGACCGGCGCCGCCCCCTACGAGGGGGCCCGCGCCGTCGCCCTGGAGAACGCGACCAACGTCGCGGCGAAGGGCGCCGTGCCCCACGCCGCCGTCGACTGCCTCAACGGCGGCAACCCGGAGAAGCCCGACGTCTACGGCGGCTTCAAGGGCATCGTCGACGGCCTCGCCGACATGTGTGCGGACCTGGACGTGCCCGTCGTCGGCGGCAACGTCTCGCTGTACAACGACTCGCAGGCCGGTCCCATCCCGCCGACGCCGACGCTCGCGATGGTCGGCGTCAAGGCGGGCTACGACGCTCCGCCGATGTCGCTGTCCGGCGAAGGCACGCTCGTGGTGGTCGGCGACCACGGATTGGATGGTGACGCCGACCCGAGACTGGGTGGCTCCGAGTACACCTCGATCTTCGGCGGCACCGACGCCTATCCCGACCTGCCAGCCGACCCGAAGGGCCTCGTCAGCACCATCGCCGAGGTGGCCGACGAGGACCACGTGCTCGCCTCCCACGACGTGAGTCACGGCGGCCTGGCGGTCGCGCTCGCGGAGATGGTCCACGAGGACGCCGGCGCCAGCGTCGACATAGAGACGGTCGAGCGCGGGACGCGCAAGCGCCTGCTCTTCGGTGAACAGCCCGGTCGCGTGGTCTTCGAGACAACCGACCCGACGGCGGTCGCCGAAGCGTTCGACGGCGTCGCGCCCGTGACAGTCGTCGGCGAGGCCGACGGCTCGAGCCACCTCGAACTGACGGTCAACGAGGAGACGCTACAGTACCACGCCGGCGAGATCGCCGACCTCCGCGCGACCATCGACGACGAACTCGCCTGA
- a CDS encoding DUF7550 family protein gives MADDHDDHHAESRPDYDPENVSLPERAPPLRSTAPQSDFTTSQILTGAGVALLGLVLTFGIAFALA, from the coding sequence ATGGCAGACGACCACGACGACCACCACGCGGAGTCACGTCCGGACTACGACCCCGAGAACGTCAGCCTGCCCGAGCGAGCGCCGCCGCTTCGCTCGACGGCCCCACAGAGCGACTTCACGACGTCCCAGATCCTGACCGGCGCCGGCGTCGCGCTGCTGGGCCTGGTACTTACCTTCGGCATCGCGTTCGCACTGGCCTGA
- a CDS encoding DUF7344 domain-containing protein, whose product MGSSDTLTDLRGRQESPGPTQSAALNDTDESELPTGAVFTLLKNERRRRVLEYLDGADGPVGLGRLAEEIAAEENDVTVAMIGSAARKRVYVALYQCHLPKMADTGVVDYDRRGGRVELTDEAEQVLEMARREPDGDRPWHKYYGGVGAGATVLFVANYLALLPIHLAANAVSAFVVASLVVLSTAHGVVSRRRRDGR is encoded by the coding sequence ATGGGAAGCAGTGATACGCTCACCGACCTGCGCGGCCGACAGGAGTCCCCCGGGCCCACGCAGTCGGCCGCACTGAACGACACCGACGAGTCAGAACTGCCGACCGGCGCCGTCTTCACTCTCCTGAAAAACGAGCGCCGCCGACGGGTGCTCGAGTACCTCGACGGGGCCGATGGACCGGTCGGTCTCGGCAGGCTGGCCGAGGAGATCGCCGCCGAAGAGAACGACGTGACCGTCGCGATGATCGGATCGGCGGCCCGGAAGCGCGTCTACGTCGCACTCTACCAGTGTCACCTCCCGAAGATGGCCGACACGGGCGTCGTCGACTACGACCGGCGCGGGGGGCGGGTCGAGCTGACCGACGAGGCCGAGCAGGTCCTGGAGATGGCGCGACGCGAACCGGACGGCGACCGGCCTTGGCACAAGTACTACGGCGGCGTCGGGGCCGGGGCGACGGTGCTTTTCGTCGCGAACTACCTCGCGCTCCTGCCGATCCACCTGGCGGCCAACGCCGTCAGCGCGTTCGTCGTGGCGTCGCTCGTCGTCCTCTCGACGGCCCACGGGGTCGTCTCGCGACGACGGCGCGATGGTCGCTGA
- the hisF gene encoding imidazole glycerol phosphate synthase subunit HisF gives MTLTKRIIPCIDVDVDENGDAAVYTGVNFEDLEYTGDPVEMAKAYNESGADEFVFLDITASAEGRETMLETVSAVADEVFIPLTVGGGIRTKADIKETLRAGADKVSINSGAIARPELIEEGAAAFGSQCIVISLDARRRFDDAGEHYVEVDGEECWFECTVKGGREGTGIDAVAWAIEAEERGAGEIFVNSIDADGTKDGYDIPLMKAVCDAVSTPVIASSGCGSPEDMEEVFVEAGADAGLAASIFHFGEYTIAETKEYLDSVGIPVRR, from the coding sequence ATGACGCTCACCAAGCGAATCATCCCCTGCATCGACGTCGACGTCGACGAGAACGGGGACGCGGCGGTGTACACCGGGGTCAACTTCGAGGACCTGGAGTACACCGGCGACCCGGTCGAGATGGCCAAAGCCTACAACGAATCCGGCGCCGACGAGTTCGTCTTCCTGGACATCACCGCCTCCGCCGAGGGGCGGGAGACGATGCTCGAGACGGTCTCGGCGGTGGCCGACGAGGTCTTCATCCCCCTGACGGTCGGCGGCGGCATCCGGACCAAGGCGGACATCAAGGAGACGCTGCGGGCCGGCGCCGACAAGGTCTCGATCAACTCGGGGGCCATCGCCAGGCCCGAACTCATCGAGGAGGGCGCGGCCGCCTTCGGCAGCCAGTGCATCGTCATCTCGCTGGACGCTCGCCGGCGCTTCGACGACGCGGGCGAACACTACGTCGAGGTCGACGGCGAGGAGTGCTGGTTCGAGTGCACCGTCAAGGGGGGCCGCGAGGGGACCGGCATCGACGCCGTCGCCTGGGCCATCGAGGCCGAGGAGCGCGGCGCGGGCGAGATTTTCGTCAACTCCATCGACGCCGACGGCACCAAGGACGGCTACGACATCCCGCTGATGAAAGCCGTCTGCGACGCCGTCTCGACGCCCGTCATCGCCTCGTCGGGCTGTGGCAGTCCAGAGGACATGGAGGAAGTGTTCGTCGAAGCCGGCGCCGATGCCGGACTGGCTGCCTCTATCTTCCACTTCGGTGAGTACACCATCGCCGAGACCAAGGAGTACCTCGACAGCGTGGGTATCCCGGTCAGGCGCTGA
- a CDS encoding transcriptional regulator, translating to MTGVDIWQRVLRSLEHPARRRLLVALLDHNPQSDGVALPGDVHEGRVDPETLQVEFEHVHLPLLRSHGYIAWDERRGEVTRGPSFEEIRPVLELFEDHRADIPDGWR from the coding sequence ATGACTGGGGTGGATATCTGGCAGCGGGTACTCCGGTCCCTGGAACACCCCGCCCGTCGCCGACTGCTGGTCGCCCTCCTCGATCACAACCCGCAGTCCGACGGCGTGGCGCTCCCCGGTGACGTCCACGAGGGCCGTGTCGACCCGGAGACGCTGCAGGTGGAGTTCGAACACGTCCACCTTCCGTTGCTCCGTTCGCATGGCTACATCGCCTGGGACGAAAGGCGGGGCGAGGTCACCAGGGGACCATCGTTCGAGGAGATTCGACCGGTTCTGGAGCTGTTCGAGGATCACCGGGCCGACATTCCGGACGGGTGGCGCTGA
- a CDS encoding DNA-directed RNA polymerase subunit L: MDLRVIDKSDTELSLEIAGEDHTFMNVIKGALLETEGVTAATYDVNPEQSGGQTDPVLTIKTETDVDALDALEDGTDRVIEKADAFTDAFESAA, encoded by the coding sequence ATGGACCTTCGCGTCATCGACAAATCCGACACGGAACTCTCGCTCGAGATAGCCGGCGAGGACCACACGTTCATGAACGTCATCAAGGGTGCGCTGCTCGAGACAGAGGGCGTGACGGCGGCGACCTACGACGTGAACCCCGAGCAGTCCGGCGGGCAGACCGACCCCGTGTTGACCATCAAGACGGAGACGGACGTCGACGCGCTCGACGCCCTCGAGGACGGTACCGACCGCGTCATCGAGAAGGCCGACGCCTTCACCGACGCCTTCGAGTCCGCGGCGTAA
- a CDS encoding C2H2-type zinc finger protein translates to MSERQLDDGVDTVPTSDEAYDVPEDATAYECGYCGRPFARESWLALHRGLEHPGALTDAEVAAFRAAHADEEGSLGTFRLKALGSLILLYFGLLMVYALV, encoded by the coding sequence ATGAGCGAACGGCAACTCGACGACGGCGTCGATACCGTGCCCACGAGCGACGAGGCCTACGACGTCCCCGAGGACGCCACGGCCTACGAGTGTGGCTACTGTGGGCGGCCGTTCGCCCGCGAGTCCTGGCTCGCGCTCCACCGGGGGCTCGAGCACCCGGGCGCCCTCACGGACGCGGAGGTAGCGGCGTTCCGGGCGGCCCACGCCGACGAGGAGGGGTCGCTGGGCACGTTCCGCCTGAAGGCGCTCGGCTCGCTCATCCTGCTTTACTTCGGGCTGTTGATGGTGTACGCGCTGGTCTGA
- a CDS encoding cytochrome c oxidase subunit 3, producing MSTTEERTDGGHGDHHLPATEDWPRGFGEASWWPFVTAIGASGIYVGAALFVLSMAEEPLVGGTISAGAVVGSVGIFLVGLYGWLYHAFVSDFWERGTNHHSSRTLKFAMLLFLGTEVATFGAGFIYYFMIRGGDVWVDAAIPEVFGSLVIVNTVILLISSVTLHYSHHALINGNRDRFIKLLGVTLLLGIVFIAGQVYEYYEFIVHEGFTIGEGIYGSAFYGLTGLHGLHVTMGAVLLGIVFARAYYGQYSPERHTSVSTASMYWHFVDVVWVFLVVVLYIGANLV from the coding sequence ATGAGCACGACCGAAGAACGCACAGACGGTGGCCACGGGGACCACCACCTCCCGGCGACGGAGGACTGGCCCCGCGGGTTCGGCGAGGCGAGCTGGTGGCCGTTCGTGACGGCCATCGGCGCATCGGGCATCTACGTGGGCGCGGCGCTGTTCGTCCTCTCGATGGCCGAGGAACCGCTCGTGGGCGGGACAATCAGTGCCGGCGCCGTCGTCGGCAGCGTCGGTATCTTCCTCGTGGGCCTGTACGGCTGGCTCTACCACGCCTTCGTCTCGGACTTCTGGGAACGTGGCACCAACCACCACTCCAGTCGAACGCTGAAGTTCGCCATGCTCCTGTTCCTCGGGACTGAGGTGGCGACGTTCGGGGCCGGGTTCATCTACTACTTCATGATCCGCGGTGGCGACGTCTGGGTGGACGCCGCCATCCCCGAGGTGTTCGGGTCGCTCGTCATCGTCAACACCGTCATCCTGCTCATCAGCTCGGTGACGCTGCACTACAGCCACCACGCGCTCATCAACGGGAACCGCGACCGGTTCATCAAACTGCTCGGCGTGACGCTGCTGCTCGGCATCGTCTTCATCGCCGGCCAGGTCTACGAGTACTACGAGTTCATCGTCCACGAAGGGTTCACCATCGGCGAGGGCATCTACGGGTCGGCCTTCTACGGCCTGACCGGCCTGCACGGCCTCCACGTGACGATGGGCGCCGTCCTGCTCGGTATCGTCTTCGCCCGCGCCTACTACGGGCAGTACTCCCCCGAGCGCCACACCTCGGTCTCGACGGCCTCGATGTACTGGCACTTCGTCGACGTCGTCTGGGTTTTCCTGGTCGTCGTCCTCTACATCGGCGCGAACCTGGTCTGA
- a CDS encoding DUF7385 family protein, giving the protein MEQLDVNDGFDVHDYRHGLKLLTQDRDTMTLENRADFACPACGEAFDRLFVSEKRTNTFGDPGRPFCLARTDAQLLVLTH; this is encoded by the coding sequence ATGGAGCAACTCGACGTCAACGACGGGTTCGACGTCCACGACTACCGCCACGGGTTGAAACTGCTCACCCAGGACCGCGACACGATGACCCTCGAGAACCGCGCGGACTTCGCCTGTCCGGCCTGCGGCGAGGCGTTCGACCGCCTGTTCGTCAGCGAGAAGCGCACGAACACGTTCGGTGACCCCGGACGCCCCTTCTGTCTCGCCCGAACCGACGCGCAACTGCTGGTGCTGACGCACTGA
- a CDS encoding DUF7344 domain-containing protein, whose protein sequence is MRDAQRGDQVFIALADERRRRALSLLADHTELTLPDLADEIAEREHRTSLADIPPEAVCQLYLELYHRHVPQLEAADLVTYSQEQDRLAVTELGQKVDQTLLESVESLLS, encoded by the coding sequence ATGCGAGATGCGCAGCGGGGTGACCAGGTATTCATCGCTCTCGCCGACGAACGACGGCGGCGCGCCCTCTCGTTACTGGCCGACCACACGGAACTGACGCTCCCCGATCTGGCAGACGAGATCGCCGAACGGGAACACCGGACGTCGCTCGCCGACATCCCGCCAGAGGCGGTCTGTCAGCTGTACCTCGAACTCTATCACCGACACGTCCCCCAGCTGGAGGCCGCCGACCTCGTCACCTACAGCCAGGAGCAGGACCGCCTCGCCGTGACCGAACTCGGGCAGAAGGTCGATCAGACGCTGCTCGAATCCGTCGAGTCGTTGCTTTCCTGA
- a CDS encoding class I SAM-dependent methyltransferase — protein sequence MGVPCVRVPREDGEVTRQRLAEADLVDDGYDITVEDGWLYVPVTDPTGVPDEFAVVEFDAPVREGQTMPADILGFEPSYERIGDLVIVDEDDPARARAVADALMASDLPVEGVLNRASKIKGEQRVRDWEVLAGDTTEVVHREYGCAFELDLAEVYFSPRLATERHRVVEQVEAGERAFDMFAGVGPFVVPFAKRGATCVGTDINAAAVEYLRRNAERNGVADRVTAVCGDVRDVATDYEGWADRVVMNLPHSADEFLETAIRLAGDDCTLHYYDIQSDDDLFGPGERAIRAAAEPEYEVAVEARRAVRSYAPGEQNVVLDVHLRR from the coding sequence ATGGGCGTTCCCTGCGTTCGTGTCCCGCGCGAGGACGGCGAGGTGACCCGGCAGCGACTCGCCGAGGCGGACCTCGTCGACGACGGGTACGACATCACGGTCGAGGACGGCTGGCTCTACGTCCCCGTCACCGACCCGACCGGCGTTCCCGACGAGTTCGCCGTCGTGGAGTTCGACGCGCCCGTCCGCGAGGGCCAGACGATGCCCGCGGACATCCTGGGGTTCGAGCCGAGTTACGAACGCATCGGGGACCTGGTCATCGTCGACGAGGACGACCCGGCGCGTGCCCGGGCCGTCGCCGACGCGCTGATGGCCTCGGACCTCCCCGTCGAGGGCGTCCTCAACCGCGCCTCGAAGATCAAAGGCGAGCAGCGCGTCCGCGACTGGGAGGTGCTGGCCGGCGACACCACCGAGGTCGTCCACCGCGAGTACGGCTGTGCGTTCGAACTGGACCTGGCCGAGGTGTACTTCTCGCCACGACTGGCCACCGAGCGCCACCGCGTCGTCGAACAGGTCGAGGCGGGCGAGCGGGCCTTCGATATGTTCGCCGGCGTCGGCCCGTTCGTCGTCCCCTTCGCGAAGCGCGGGGCCACCTGCGTCGGGACGGACATCAACGCGGCGGCCGTCGAGTACCTCCGGCGGAACGCCGAGCGCAACGGTGTCGCCGACCGCGTGACGGCCGTCTGTGGCGACGTCCGCGACGTCGCGACCGACTACGAGGGGTGGGCCGACCGCGTCGTGATGAACCTCCCCCACAGTGCCGACGAGTTCCTCGAGACGGCGATTCGCCTCGCCGGCGACGACTGTACGCTCCACTACTACGACATCCAGTCCGACGACGACCTGTTCGGGCCCGGCGAGCGCGCGATTCGGGCCGCCGCCGAACCCGAGTACGAGGTGGCCGTCGAGGCGCGCCGGGCGGTCCGGTCCTACGCGCCGGGCGAACAGAACGTCGTCCTGGACGTGCACCTCCGGCGGTGA
- the dph5 gene encoding diphthine synthase has product MLTFVGLGLYDERSVTLAGRDAIRDADRVFAEFYTSRLVGTDLETLEAFHDTTIEVRDRAGVEQDPEPVLAAAEDSEVVFLTAGDTMVSTTHTDLRLRAAERDIETHVVHGTTAQTAAGSLTGLQNYRFGKATTLPFEDAHGGDGVPDSVVTTIADNRARDLHTLVYLDIKVDDPHWDDGDETYMTADHAAGLLANEFPETLGVVVVQAGSPDPTVAADTLAALAERSFGDPLHMLVIPGSLHPIEDDALTALAGKP; this is encoded by the coding sequence ATGCTCACCTTCGTCGGCCTCGGCCTCTACGACGAACGCTCTGTCACGCTCGCCGGCCGCGACGCCATCCGCGACGCCGACCGCGTCTTCGCGGAGTTCTACACCAGTCGGCTCGTCGGCACCGATCTGGAGACGCTGGAGGCGTTCCACGACACCACCATCGAGGTCCGGGACCGCGCCGGCGTCGAACAGGACCCCGAACCCGTGCTCGCGGCCGCCGAGGACTCCGAGGTCGTCTTCCTGACCGCCGGCGACACGATGGTCTCGACGACGCACACCGACCTCCGCCTGCGGGCCGCGGAACGGGACATCGAGACCCACGTCGTCCACGGGACGACCGCCCAGACCGCCGCCGGGTCGCTGACGGGTCTACAGAACTACCGCTTCGGGAAGGCGACGACGCTCCCCTTCGAGGACGCCCACGGCGGCGACGGCGTCCCCGACAGCGTCGTCACGACCATCGCGGACAACCGCGCCCGCGACCTGCACACGCTGGTCTACCTGGACATCAAGGTCGACGACCCTCACTGGGACGACGGGGACGAGACGTACATGACCGCCGACCACGCCGCCGGCCTGCTCGCGAACGAGTTCCCCGAGACGCTGGGCGTCGTCGTCGTGCAGGCCGGCAGTCCGGACCCCACCGTCGCCGCCGACACGCTCGCGGCGCTGGCCGAGCGATCCTTCGGCGACCCGCTACACATGCTCGTGATTCCCGGGTCGCTGCACCCCATCGAGGACGACGCGCTGACCGCGCTCGCTGGAAAACCCTAG
- the artA gene encoding archaeosortase A, translating to MTATVLQSTVELGGLSFDPLVYSEPLMWLVLAAFLGSSVLAYTNERWARRVAVAGWGLFALFWLVLVPHFVFTQKSLVEGLGSVAAVPLSAYTAYLLWNGRDSLFVLTRAVGLMGIVYVPAVTVGPIRQWLVELVTDQTAFLLGLVGVDPLVVDGLTHDGVRIATKQYPYESTFWFEHEEGPITYNILLACTGLGSIAIFAGGILAVKAPWGRKLKALAVTSAVIYGLNLVRNVFIAISFGLQQMQWFVDPMMTLFGLSDPRMVSYYIADRILAQVGSVVVLVGITWLLVRELPEITVVVEDLLFLVTGTEYDLAGAFEGTTDPSEEAAAPGDD from the coding sequence ATGACAGCGACAGTCCTGCAGTCGACGGTCGAGCTGGGTGGACTGTCGTTCGACCCGCTGGTGTACTCCGAGCCGCTGATGTGGCTGGTGCTGGCGGCGTTTCTCGGCAGCAGCGTCCTCGCGTACACGAACGAACGATGGGCGCGCCGCGTCGCGGTCGCCGGCTGGGGGCTGTTCGCCCTCTTCTGGCTCGTCCTCGTCCCGCACTTCGTGTTCACGCAGAAGAGCCTCGTCGAGGGTCTGGGCAGCGTCGCCGCGGTGCCGCTGTCGGCCTATACGGCCTACCTGCTGTGGAACGGCCGGGACTCACTCTTCGTCCTCACCCGCGCGGTGGGGCTGATGGGCATCGTCTACGTCCCCGCCGTGACCGTCGGGCCGATTCGCCAGTGGCTTGTCGAACTCGTCACCGACCAGACCGCCTTCCTGCTGGGCCTGGTCGGCGTCGACCCGCTGGTGGTCGACGGGTTGACCCACGACGGCGTCCGCATCGCGACGAAGCAGTACCCCTACGAGAGCACGTTCTGGTTCGAACACGAGGAGGGCCCCATCACGTACAACATCCTGCTCGCGTGTACGGGCCTGGGGAGCATCGCCATCTTCGCGGGCGGTATCCTCGCGGTGAAGGCGCCCTGGGGGCGGAAACTCAAGGCGCTCGCGGTGACCTCGGCGGTCATCTACGGCCTCAACCTGGTCCGGAACGTCTTCATCGCCATCTCCTTCGGGCTCCAGCAGATGCAGTGGTTCGTCGACCCGATGATGACCCTCTTTGGCCTCTCCGACCCGCGGATGGTCTCGTACTACATCGCCGACCGCATCCTGGCCCAGGTCGGGTCGGTGGTCGTGCTGGTGGGCATCACCTGGCTGCTGGTGCGCGAGCTCCCGGAGATAACGGTCGTCGTCGAGGACCTGCTCTTCCTGGTGACCGGGACGGAGTACGACCTGGCGGGCGCGTTCGAGGGGACGACGGACCCGAGTGAGGAGGCGGCGGCGCCGGGCGACGACTAG